From Streptosporangium album, the proteins below share one genomic window:
- a CDS encoding BP74-related protein: protein MGRFFTRTGGLTAIALLASAMLAPMTAAPAQAAAARPCAMPASAPAVPADAASASRTAAAEPAYFKMTTAGSSEPFIIQLTDPALIEHARKILRGEETEKTHVMGRIIKRPAPYNPHYGFYLDPKTINFFEMAIEVCDATLTYTEDHLDEACGAFLPGCYFCPWTSKLVGEVPAP, encoded by the coding sequence GTGGGACGCTTCTTCACCAGGACCGGCGGCCTGACCGCTATCGCGCTGCTCGCATCGGCGATGCTCGCCCCCATGACGGCCGCGCCCGCCCAGGCCGCCGCGGCGCGCCCGTGCGCGATGCCCGCGTCCGCCCCGGCCGTGCCCGCCGACGCCGCTTCGGCCTCGCGGACCGCCGCGGCTGAGCCGGCCTACTTCAAGATGACGACCGCCGGCTCCAGCGAACCGTTCATCATCCAACTCACCGACCCCGCGCTGATCGAGCACGCCAGGAAGATCCTCCGCGGCGAGGAGACCGAGAAGACCCACGTCATGGGCCGGATCATCAAGAGGCCGGCCCCCTACAACCCGCACTACGGCTTCTACCTCGACCCGAAGACGATCAACTTCTTCGAGATGGCCATCGAGGTCTGCGACGCGACGCTGACCTACACCGAAGACCACCTCGACGAGGCCTGCGGCGCCTTCCTGCCCGGCTGCTACTTCTGCCCCTGGACCTCCAAGCTGGTCGGCGAGGTCCCCGCCCCCTGA
- a CDS encoding AfsR/SARP family transcriptional regulator, which produces MEFRIMGALEVRDGAENRTPTAPKHRDLLAMFVLNARRPLTVGRLRKLLWPREDGERSDSLVRGYIGQLRQLIGKDVITTVSGTYTLAIEEEQLDVDRFRRLVARGSREDLQEALALWRGPALEDVDPDAGRWVETGRLREELQELHLLALERRVGYELDAGLHREVLAELRRLVAQHPLWQRFHGQYMLALYRSGRRVDALNAYSALRDELDEGHAVEPDAELQLLYHRMLHDDVSLHVSAGPPVLLPRDVADFTGRQDLLDQVIGDQVVVHGAAGVGKSALAVHAAWQQRERFPDGILYADLRETTAPAAVLEDFLRWLGCPAQAVPATLDRRERLLRTYAANRRLLVLLDNAADEGQVRPLLTACPTVVTSRSTLGGLTGATRVPVGVLDDDDASDLVSRLIGPGRAAQAATARLVRLCGGLPIALRIAGSRLAARPAWTVDYLVGLLADEHGRLDRLHAGDQAVRGVLRLGYDGLPEPARRTLRRLGTLSAPDFADWVAAVFGGHAEALVEAGLLETHVIDVAGQVRYRLHDLTRLFAREQLDADAAHEALSDLLAVAMTRVQASRFTLVSGGPASPPAATTDIRQSVEWLHAERVFLVNLVDDLHGAGLWEESWRLAHLLTPFLERQRFLQDWRRTCETGLEAARRTGSARGVALLLRDQGDLHRAERQWDLAHDRLRLALSAFLREGTARDVAHTRRRIGQVHLEQGRLNEAEINLVKCLAAFENTKDIAETLCVLGSVAHRAGRFTEAAERLCDAAARLADLGERHRHADVLLELTAVRLAQGLVPDARQVAQQARGIAVRLGDRLLDARGLLMLARVNLAEGATERARDLAGEALKIFDEAGDDQGRGEALEVLRGT; this is translated from the coding sequence ATGGAATTTCGCATCATGGGCGCACTTGAGGTGCGTGACGGCGCGGAGAACCGGACCCCGACCGCACCGAAGCACAGAGATCTGCTGGCGATGTTCGTGCTGAACGCCCGACGGCCGCTGACGGTCGGGCGGCTGCGCAAGCTGCTGTGGCCCCGCGAGGACGGGGAGCGCTCCGACTCGCTCGTGCGGGGGTACATCGGCCAGCTCCGGCAGTTGATCGGCAAAGATGTGATCACCACTGTGTCGGGGACCTACACGCTGGCAATCGAGGAGGAGCAGCTCGACGTCGACCGCTTCAGGCGGCTCGTGGCACGGGGATCGCGTGAGGATCTTCAGGAGGCACTCGCCCTGTGGCGGGGCCCGGCGCTGGAGGACGTCGACCCCGACGCCGGGCGCTGGGTGGAGACCGGGCGACTGCGCGAGGAACTGCAGGAGCTGCACCTGCTTGCCCTGGAACGCCGCGTCGGCTACGAACTCGACGCGGGCCTCCACCGTGAGGTCCTCGCGGAGTTGCGGCGGCTGGTCGCGCAGCATCCGCTCTGGCAGCGCTTCCACGGCCAGTACATGCTCGCGCTCTATCGCAGTGGCCGCCGCGTGGACGCGCTGAACGCCTACTCCGCGCTGCGCGACGAACTCGACGAAGGGCACGCCGTCGAGCCCGACGCGGAGCTTCAGCTCCTCTACCACCGGATGCTCCACGACGACGTCTCGCTGCACGTCTCCGCCGGCCCGCCCGTGCTCCTGCCGCGCGATGTGGCCGACTTCACCGGCAGGCAGGATCTGCTCGACCAGGTGATCGGTGACCAGGTCGTCGTCCACGGCGCGGCGGGCGTGGGCAAGTCGGCGCTGGCCGTGCACGCCGCGTGGCAGCAGCGGGAGCGCTTCCCTGACGGGATCCTCTACGCCGACCTGCGCGAGACGACCGCTCCCGCCGCGGTGCTCGAGGACTTCCTGCGCTGGCTGGGCTGTCCCGCCCAAGCCGTTCCCGCCACCCTCGATCGGCGCGAGCGCCTGCTCCGCACGTACGCGGCCAACCGGCGGCTGCTCGTGCTGCTCGACAACGCCGCCGACGAGGGCCAGGTCCGGCCGCTGCTGACGGCGTGCCCGACGGTCGTCACAAGCCGGTCCACACTCGGCGGGCTCACCGGCGCGACCCGCGTGCCCGTCGGCGTGCTCGATGATGACGACGCCTCCGACCTCGTCTCCAGGCTGATCGGGCCGGGGCGGGCGGCACAGGCCGCGACGGCACGGCTCGTGCGCCTGTGCGGCGGCCTGCCCATCGCGCTGCGGATCGCCGGATCCCGTCTCGCCGCCCGCCCCGCCTGGACGGTCGACTACCTGGTGGGTCTGCTTGCGGACGAGCATGGGCGGCTCGACCGGCTGCACGCGGGCGACCAGGCCGTCCGCGGTGTGTTGCGTCTCGGCTACGACGGCCTGCCCGAGCCGGCCAGGCGCACGCTGCGCCGGCTCGGCACGCTGTCCGCGCCCGACTTCGCCGACTGGGTGGCCGCGGTCTTCGGCGGCCACGCGGAGGCACTGGTGGAGGCGGGCCTGCTGGAGACACACGTGATCGATGTCGCCGGCCAGGTCCGCTACCGGCTGCACGACCTCACCCGGCTCTTCGCGCGAGAACAGCTGGATGCCGACGCCGCCCACGAGGCGCTGTCGGACCTTCTGGCGGTCGCGATGACGAGGGTCCAGGCCTCGCGGTTCACCCTGGTCTCCGGCGGACCGGCCTCCCCGCCCGCCGCGACGACGGACATCAGGCAGTCGGTGGAGTGGCTGCACGCCGAGCGGGTGTTCCTGGTGAACCTCGTCGACGACCTGCACGGCGCCGGACTGTGGGAGGAGAGTTGGCGGTTGGCGCACCTGCTCACCCCGTTCCTCGAACGACAGCGATTCCTGCAGGACTGGCGGCGGACCTGCGAAACCGGTCTCGAAGCCGCCCGCCGTACGGGCAGCGCCCGCGGCGTCGCCCTGCTCCTGCGCGACCAGGGCGACCTGCACCGTGCCGAACGGCAGTGGGACCTGGCGCACGATCGGCTCAGGCTGGCACTGAGCGCGTTCCTGCGCGAGGGCACCGCGCGGGACGTGGCCCACACCCGGCGCAGGATCGGCCAGGTCCATCTGGAGCAGGGCAGACTGAACGAGGCGGAAATCAACCTCGTCAAGTGCCTCGCCGCGTTCGAGAACACCAAGGACATCGCGGAGACGCTCTGCGTGCTGGGCTCGGTGGCACACCGGGCGGGCCGCTTCACGGAGGCGGCCGAACGCCTTTGCGATGCGGCCGCGCGCCTGGCCGATCTGGGCGAGCGCCACCGGCACGCGGACGTGCTGCTGGAGCTGACCGCGGTACGGCTGGCGCAAGGCCTGGTCCCCGACGCCAGGCAGGTGGCGCAGCAGGCGAGAGGCATCGCCGTACGCCTCGGCGATCGACTGCTCGACGCTCGCGGGCTGCTGATGCTCGCACGCGTCAACCTCGCCGAGGGTGCCACGGAACGGGCGCGTGACCTGGCCGGGGAAGCACTGAAGATCTTCGACGAAGCCGGCGACGACCAGGGCAGAGGCGAGGCGCTGGAGGTGCTCCGCGGGACCTGA